Proteins co-encoded in one Salvelinus sp. IW2-2015 linkage group LG17, ASM291031v2, whole genome shotgun sequence genomic window:
- the LOC111977057 gene encoding nucleolar protein 4-like isoform X1 encodes MHVEMGADPGRAPKHAGQKKTYKAIAETYAFLPREAVTRFLMNCGECQKRMHINPSTAEFKENDRPTSLVPDLIDYNMPLTATYLKQMKLQCMTANERDDSSVSSEDMDMTEPTWVSAERPPVPELSPPNGENVQSPQTTLKEEDDDDSSESGSGHGLPALTPPEAMVVGAVPPDGLAPYREVTENGVSAPLDFSTTTSSSSSSEDQQPVNLTDRLLPVGSPVGTPYPTDSTRKCPGNPDYSNKSPQYSSGSYDSVKTELSMSAEDLTSGRAQIIDDDDDDHDDHDDSDKITDAEGMDPERLKAFNMFVRLFVDENLDRMVPISKQPKEKIQAIIESCSRQFPEFQERSRKRIRTYLKSCRRLKKVGFETRPTPPHLTSAMAENILAAACESETRNAAKRMRLDVYQGPEELATVDKNGSRDPASGAPSGFSLAASAYSQSQTQDPVYTNGTNGGLNYSFHSYGAIGNNLPTTGATTQTNGPTDLSMKSVAPTSSSSSSSNSHGGQGGGGGGASAQLSPPEVTAVRQLIAGYRESAAFLLRSADELENLILQHN; translated from the exons ATAGCGGAGACGTACGCCTTCCTGCCCAGGGAGGCAGTGACACGCTTCCTAATGAACTGTGGAGAGTGTCAGAAGAGGATGCACATCAATCCCAGCACTGCAGAGTTCAAAG AAAATGATCGACCAACCTCCTTGGTTCCGGACCTCATTGACTACAACATGCCACTGACTGCCACCTACCTGaaacagatgaaactacagtgcATGACTGCCAATGAGCGG GATGACAGTTCGGTGAGCAGTGAGGACATGGATATGACTGAGCCCACGTGGGTCTCTGCTGAGCGTCCCCCTGTCCCTGAGCTCAGTCCCCCCAATGGAGAGAATGTACAAAGCCCACAGACCACACTCAAAGAGGAGGATG ATGATGACTCCTCTgagagtggcagcggccacggTCTGCCAGCCCTGACCCCTCCGGAGGCGATGGTTGTGGGCGCTGTCCCTCCAGATGGATTGGCTCCATACAGGGAGGTGACTGAGAACGGGGTGAGTGCTCCCCTGGACTTcagcaccaccacctcctcctcttcctcctcagaggACCAGCAACCAGTCAATCTGACCGACAGATTGCTGCCTGTGGGGAGCCCTGTTGGGACGCCCTACCCAACTGACTCCACCAGGAAGTGCCCCGGGAATCCAGACTACAGCAACAAG tcTCCTCAGTACAGCTCCGGAAGCTATGACTCAGTGAAGACTGAACTGAGCATGAGCGCTGAGGACTTGACCTCTGGGCGTGCTCAGatcattgatgatgatgatgacgatcaCGACGACCATGATGACAGTGATAAGATCACTGATGCAGAGGGAATGGACCCAGAGAGGCTGAAAGCCTTCAAT ATGTTTGTTCGTCTGTTTGTGGATGAGAACCTGGACCGCATGGTGCCCATCTCCAAGCAGCCCAAGGAGAAGATCCAGGCCATCATCGAGTCGTGCAGCCGACAGTTCCCTGAGTTCCAGGAGCGCTCACGCAAGCGCATCCGCACCTACCTCAAGTCCTGCCGCCGTTTGAAGAAGGTTGGTTTTGAG ACACGGCCCACACCTCCCCACCTCACCTCTGCCATGGCAGAGAACATTCTTGCTGCTGCTTGTGAAAGTGAGACACGCAATGCTGCCAAGAGGATGCGACTAGATGTCTATCaaggccct GAGGAACTTGCTACTGTTGATAAGAACGGCTCCAGGGACCCGGCCTCAGGGGCCCCCTCAGGCTTCTCCCTGGCTGCCTCAGCCTACTCCCAGTCCCAAACCCAGGACCCAGTCTACACCAACGGCACCAACGGAGGCCTCAACTACAGCTTCCACAGTTACGGGGCAATTGGCAACAACCTGCCGACCACCGGTGCCACCACACAGACCAATG GTCCCACTGATCTCAGTATGAAGTCTGTggctcccacctcctcctcttcctccagttcTAACAGTCACGGTGGTCAGGGTGGAGGCGGGGGAGGAGCCTCGGCTCAGCTCAGCCCCCCTGAGGTCACAGCGGTGCGGCAGCTCATCGCCGGGTATCGAGAGTCTGCCGCCTTCCTGCTCCGCTCCGCAGATGAGCTGGAAAACCTAATCCTGCAGCATAACTGA